One stretch of Nocardia mangyaensis DNA includes these proteins:
- a CDS encoding polyprenyl synthetase family protein, which produces MEAALSAGIGTPLSRPRIGPPASVEVTTLTPGTPAFAGAVEGVLAAFFATRREIVDPLGPVFIDAAEALEQFVLRGGKRTRPGFAWTGWVGAGGDPAGPDAAAVLTACSALELVQACALVHDDIIDSSRTRRGFPTVHVDFEDRHGAAGWPGDGAAYGSAVAILIGDLALAWADDLVNEAGLAPDAHARFARVWARMRTEVLGGQLLDINGEAGGDESVEAALRINRYKTAAYTIERPLHLGAALAGADDALVAALRTYGTDVGIAFQLRDDLLGVFGDPAVTGKPSGDDLREGKRTVLIAEALRRADPAAAEALRTGLGTELDDEAVDRLRALLTDLGAVAEVERRITELTDTGLAAVATSTATPVAKQLLQAMALAATRRAA; this is translated from the coding sequence GCCTTCGCCGGCGCCGTGGAGGGCGTGCTCGCCGCGTTCTTCGCCACGCGCCGTGAGATCGTGGACCCGCTCGGGCCGGTGTTCATCGACGCGGCCGAGGCGCTCGAGCAGTTCGTCCTGCGCGGGGGGAAGCGGACCAGGCCGGGATTCGCGTGGACCGGCTGGGTGGGCGCCGGTGGCGATCCGGCCGGACCCGACGCGGCGGCCGTGCTCACCGCCTGTTCGGCGCTCGAACTCGTGCAGGCCTGCGCGCTGGTGCACGACGACATCATCGATTCCTCGCGGACCCGGCGCGGGTTCCCGACCGTGCACGTCGACTTCGAGGATCGCCACGGCGCGGCGGGCTGGCCCGGTGACGGTGCCGCCTACGGGTCGGCGGTCGCCATCCTGATCGGCGATCTGGCGCTGGCCTGGGCCGACGACCTGGTCAACGAGGCCGGACTCGCGCCCGACGCGCACGCCAGGTTCGCGCGGGTGTGGGCGCGGATGCGCACCGAGGTGCTCGGCGGTCAGCTGCTCGACATCAACGGAGAGGCCGGGGGTGACGAATCGGTCGAGGCGGCCCTGCGGATCAACCGGTACAAAACCGCCGCCTACACGATCGAACGCCCGCTGCATCTGGGCGCGGCGCTGGCCGGCGCCGACGACGCGCTGGTGGCGGCCCTGCGGACCTACGGCACCGACGTGGGTATCGCCTTCCAGCTCCGCGACGACCTGCTCGGCGTATTCGGCGACCCGGCCGTCACCGGCAAGCCCTCCGGCGACGACCTGCGCGAGGGCAAGCGCACCGTGCTGATCGCCGAGGCCCTGCGCCGGGCCGACCCGGCGGCGGCCGAGGCGCTGCGCACCGGACTCGGCACCGAGCTCGACGACGAGGCCGTCGACCGGCTGCGCGCGCTGCTCACCGACCTCGGCGCGGTGGCCGAGGTGGAGCGGCGGATCACCGAGCTCACCGACACCGGCCTCGCCGCGGTCGCCACGAGCACCGCCACGCCGGTCGCCAAACAGCTGTTGCAGGCCATGGCCTTGGCCGCTACCCGTCGAGCTGCCTGA